CTTGACGACAACAGCGGCGCACTCGGTGAACTCCTTGAGCAGCTCGCAGGCCGCGTCGAGGTCAAGGTAGTTGTTGAACGAAAGCTCCTTACCCCAAAGCTGTTCGGCGCCTACGGCGCACGGCTCGCTGATGACGCTCTCGCGGTACAGCGCCGCGGCTTGGTGCGGATTCTCGCCGTAGCGCAGGTCGTGCACCTTGAGGTAGCTCAGGCTCAGCTCCTTCGGGTGCTCGACGGGGCCCTTGGTGCGGTGGCGGTCCAGATAGGTCCAGATCGCCGCGTCGTAGCGGCTCGTGAGCCTGAACGCTTCGGCGGCCAGCTCGAGCCGCAACTCGCTCGTCAGCGTGCCGCTGTTCTTGAGCTGGGCGAGCACACGCTCGTACTGCCTTGGGCTGGTGACCACACCCACGTCCTGGTAGTTCTTCGCCGCGGAGCGCACCATGGACGGGCCGCCGATGTCGATCTGCTCGACGATCTCCTCGTGCGCGGCGCTCTCGTTGGCGGCTGTCTGCTCGAAGGGGTAGAGGTTGACCACCACGAGATCGATGGGCTGGATGCCGTGGTCGGCCATCTGCTTTCGGTGCGCGGGGTTGTCGCGTAGCCCGAGCAGGCCGCCGTGGATCTTGGGGTGCAGCGTCTTGACGCGCCCGTCGAGAATCTCCGGGAAGCCCGTGAAATCCGACACCTGCGTGACCGGCACGCCAGCCGCCGCGATCGCGCGCGCCGTACCGCCCGTTGACAGAATCGTCACCCCCAGCTCGGTCAGCCCGCGCGCGAACTCCACCAGGCCCGTCTTGTCCGAGACGCTGACCAGCGCTCGCTCCACTTTCTTCGCCACCAGACACCTCCTGCTTGTCGCTTCCGGCGGGTTACCCCAGACGCGCGGCAGGGTACACCACGGGACGGCTTCAGGGCAAGGGCTCACGGAGCTGCATGGTCCGCAGATGAATCTGTGAGGATCTGTGTGATCCGTGGCTACCTCTTCTGGCAGCGCTGCCAGCGCTCGCCGAGGTCGGGGGCGGCGACGGTCTCCATGACGTAGTCGGCGTATTGGGCCGACGTGGCGCCGTCCTTCTTGCCGGTGGCCAGGCAATTCTTTTCGTAGAGCTGGCAGACGTCGAGGGCTCTTTCGAGGCGGGTGGCTTTTTCGGTGAAGCCGATGTGCTGGAGCAGAAGCACGGTGGCGCGCA
This DNA window, taken from Verrucomicrobiota bacterium, encodes the following:
- the purH gene encoding bifunctional phosphoribosylaminoimidazolecarboxamide formyltransferase/IMP cyclohydrolase is translated as MVAKKVERALVSVSDKTGLVEFARGLTELGVTILSTGGTARAIAAAGVPVTQVSDFTGFPEILDGRVKTLHPKIHGGLLGLRDNPAHRKQMADHGIQPIDLVVVNLYPFEQTAANESAAHEEIVEQIDIGGPSMVRSAAKNYQDVGVVTSPRQYERVLAQLKNSGTLTSELRLELAAEAFRLTSRYDAAIWTYLDRHRTKGPVEHPKELSLSYLKVHDLRYGENPHQAAALYRESVISEPCAVGAEQLWGKELSFNNYLDLDAACELLKEFTECAAVVVKHTNPCGVALDKDLKEAYAKARATDPVSAFGGIVALNRQVDIKTAELLNETFLEAIIAPGYNADAIEFLKKKQQRRLMLLEGLETWAMVGGTVLPDRDVRKIVGGLLVQERDVARVTPQGVNVVTKRAPTDEEMRALMFAWKVCKHVKSNAIVYANATETIGIGAGQMSRVDSSRIAVMKAQKPLKPCVVASDAFFPFRDGVDAAIEAGATAIIQPGGSVRDEDSIQACDERDVAMVFTGIRHFRHS